The Polynucleobacter necessarius genome has a window encoding:
- a CDS encoding DNA/RNA non-specific endonuclease: MNFLVKLFILSSLWLPLSASAVFDECKDLFPSQQIPSTSQVGRDLCFDDFAIYYSPADKKPIYTVEKLNGEQLQAPRPRRTNQFYEEARLPINERALLADYRGSGYDRGHNVPAADMTRERGMAQSFSLANMMPQARQNNQGIWAKRVEEPTRMYIKRAQGDVYVFTGSTGHAGSIGKSKVTIPSHLYKLVYDPYKKLAWAYWVENADDAQMSAPISYAELIQKTGIDFHLPVESAESRSIKSATKGASVPRQGVGGGWYPIFFDQYSPEKVAALISNIKSGKVASIELQYDRNLQLAQSLAQEIEAQTQMQMQMQVRLSQSSPPDSPNVSYERNRVVAIVHSK, from the coding sequence ATGAATTTCCTAGTAAAACTTTTCATATTAAGCTCGCTTTGGCTGCCACTAAGTGCATCCGCCGTCTTCGATGAATGCAAAGATCTTTTCCCATCTCAGCAAATACCCAGCACTTCCCAGGTAGGGCGAGACCTTTGCTTTGATGATTTTGCAATCTATTACTCCCCTGCGGATAAAAAGCCCATCTATACCGTCGAAAAGTTAAATGGCGAGCAACTTCAAGCGCCTCGTCCGCGCCGCACTAATCAGTTTTACGAAGAGGCTAGACTGCCCATCAATGAACGCGCCCTACTAGCTGACTATCGTGGCAGTGGCTATGACCGGGGACACAACGTGCCGGCTGCTGATATGACACGGGAACGGGGAATGGCGCAGTCATTTTCCTTGGCAAATATGATGCCGCAGGCTAGGCAAAATAATCAAGGTATCTGGGCAAAGCGGGTCGAAGAGCCCACTCGGATGTATATCAAGCGTGCGCAAGGTGATGTCTACGTTTTCACTGGCTCAACTGGTCATGCCGGCAGCATTGGTAAAAGCAAGGTCACCATTCCAAGTCATCTTTATAAACTGGTCTATGACCCTTATAAAAAATTGGCTTGGGCTTATTGGGTCGAGAATGCCGACGATGCGCAAATGAGTGCGCCAATCTCCTACGCTGAATTGATTCAGAAAACTGGTATCGACTTTCACTTACCAGTAGAGAGCGCCGAAAGTAGGTCAATCAAATCAGCGACGAAGGGTGCATCAGTACCTAGGCAAGGAGTGGGCGGCGGCTGGTATCCAATCTTTTTTGACCAATACTCACCTGAGAAAGTAGCGGCACTAATCTCAAACATCAAGTCTGGAAAGGTTGCCAGCATAGAGCTTCAATACGACCGCAATCTCCAGTTGGCTCAGAGTCTGGCACAGGAGATTGAGGCGCAAACGCAAATGCAAATGCAAATGCAGGTCAGGCTTTCACAAAGCAGTCCACCTGATTCACCCAATGTGAGCTACGAACGCAATCGTGTCGTAGCGATAGTGCACTCAAAGTAA
- a CDS encoding DUF6662 family protein → MKLTIKRLVAFSILLATALHFSFANAGEGAFGWIYTLDLQPKGKLEFEQRLQLNKQQAAGSYNAWFSRSELEYGVTNDFQIAGCLNAYYVNANQNYTNPEACGDSASCTGGQPVPESHNPASPYRKGGIEGGSLEAIYRITNPVTSPVGVGLYLEPTIGKNKNEIEARLLLQSNFIDDKLALAGNVVVANEQLKFVGNGNVPESMLDFLVGASYRFAPKWSGGVEARFHNDYSSYNLQNQVQRATFVGPNLHYAEKDWWVTGAWRYQLKGNTCMGDGTAECSNARVWDSHSVNEFIVKVGFPLN, encoded by the coding sequence ATGAAACTGACCATCAAAAGACTCGTAGCCTTCAGCATCCTATTAGCCACCGCCTTGCACTTTTCATTCGCCAATGCGGGTGAAGGTGCGTTTGGATGGATTTACACCCTAGATCTACAGCCAAAAGGAAAGCTTGAGTTTGAGCAGCGCTTACAGCTCAATAAACAACAAGCAGCCGGCTCTTATAACGCTTGGTTTTCTAGATCGGAATTGGAATATGGCGTCACGAATGACTTTCAGATTGCGGGATGCCTTAATGCCTACTACGTCAATGCAAATCAAAATTACACCAATCCAGAAGCTTGTGGCGATAGCGCTTCGTGCACTGGCGGACAACCTGTTCCAGAGTCACATAACCCAGCCTCACCCTACAGAAAAGGTGGCATTGAGGGTGGTTCACTAGAGGCAATTTATCGCATTACAAATCCAGTCACCTCTCCAGTCGGAGTTGGCCTGTATTTAGAACCAACTATTGGTAAGAACAAGAATGAGATTGAAGCGCGTTTATTGCTGCAGTCCAACTTTATTGACGATAAATTAGCTCTAGCCGGCAACGTTGTTGTTGCAAATGAGCAATTGAAGTTTGTTGGCAATGGCAATGTTCCTGAGTCGATGCTGGACTTCCTAGTGGGCGCAAGCTATCGATTTGCACCCAAGTGGTCTGGTGGCGTTGAGGCACGTTTTCATAATGACTACTCTAGCTATAACTTACAAAACCAAGTACAAAGAGCCACTTTTGTGGGTCCCAACTTACATTACGCAGAAAAAGACTGGTGGGTTACTGGTGCTTGGCGCTATCAACTCAAAGGCAATACCTGCATGGGTGACGGAACCGCAGAATGCTCCAATGCTCGCGTTTGGGATAGTCACTCAGTTAATGAATTTATC
- a CDS encoding DUF3820 family protein, producing the protein MDSEALVKLVTMKMPFGKHAGRALADLPGNYLAWFAREGFPQGELGQLLELMHTLDHNGLRGLLAPIQRAHGISARTREQ; encoded by the coding sequence ATGGATTCAGAAGCCCTAGTGAAGCTGGTCACGATGAAGATGCCTTTCGGCAAGCATGCTGGCCGCGCGCTTGCAGACTTGCCGGGAAATTATTTGGCGTGGTTTGCACGCGAAGGTTTTCCTCAGGGCGAGCTTGGTCAGTTGCTGGAGCTAATGCACACCCTGGATCACAATGGCTTGCGAGGTTTGTTGGCCCCGATTCAAAGGGCTCATGGAATTTCTGCTCGCACTCGCGAACAGTAG